From Companilactobacillus heilongjiangensis, one genomic window encodes:
- a CDS encoding response regulator transcription factor: MIKMIIADDQAIVREGLSLVLGFDDEIEIVLQAKNGQEAVEYLKDNECDIVLMDIKMPVLNGVEATKIIHQEYPNVKILILTTFNDYEYIFQALKNGANGYLLKDTDGKELIADVKKVYNNESIIGSQISNSLVAGLQNNSQQDMIASLTSRELEIARAIADGKSNKEISTMLFLSEGTVKNYVTNIFEKLQLSNRTEVALFMKKYE, translated from the coding sequence ATGATTAAAATGATTATCGCTGATGATCAAGCCATAGTTCGTGAAGGATTAAGCCTTGTTCTAGGTTTTGACGACGAAATAGAAATAGTTTTACAAGCCAAAAACGGTCAAGAAGCAGTCGAATATTTAAAAGATAACGAATGTGACATTGTCCTGATGGATATTAAAATGCCCGTCCTTAATGGTGTTGAGGCTACCAAAATAATCCATCAAGAATATCCCAACGTCAAAATTTTAATTTTAACAACATTCAACGATTACGAATATATTTTCCAAGCCCTAAAAAATGGAGCCAACGGTTACCTACTAAAAGATACCGACGGCAAAGAGTTGATTGCGGACGTCAAAAAAGTCTATAACAACGAGTCAATCATCGGCAGTCAAATCAGTAATAGCCTAGTAGCCGGACTACAAAATAACTCTCAACAAGACATGATTGCATCATTAACTTCCAGGGAACTAGAAATTGCCAGAGCAATCGCCGACGGAAAGAGCAACAAAGAAATCAGCACAATGTTGTTTCTATCCGAAGGAACAGTCAAAAATTACGTCACGAATATCTTTGAGAAACTTCAATTAAGCAATCGAACCGAAGTAGCGTTATTTATGAAGAAGTACGAATAA
- a CDS encoding sensor histidine kinase, which yields MKFKKHVGFYLRFFTLLIVIAEISIKNFTPVSKTFYLVILILTIFSEFLFFGPFNKHLDEKYFEYFGYLTFILLGIIQLADHQTILIIYYYFIAVSVAEYVVKQNPRPKHIIIILFIIYFAFFTVPRSLDLDYSSWVSYIQVILSPYTVQFWSTYLISYLYLNLVEKNRAIDALNKELMTKVDQLQDYSSKIKELTLIEERQRISQNLHDMLGHSLIGLRLHLDALNQVIDKDPVKSHQILDKSKGIIDHSLVELRETVNELKETKELADLATALQELQSSISVTDKVKVDLQMYFDVNKLDISVKDMIYKTCQEFITNSIKHGQSSLITIKLRKIDDIMTMNLKNNGLDAKNIVASNGINGIKERVKKLNGQVNFGANKPSGFKIDITIPIGEKTND from the coding sequence ATGAAATTTAAAAAACATGTCGGCTTTTATTTGCGATTCTTTACTTTACTAATCGTTATCGCAGAAATATCAATCAAAAATTTCACCCCGGTCTCGAAGACTTTTTACTTGGTGATTTTGATTCTCACTATTTTTTCAGAGTTTTTATTCTTCGGGCCTTTCAACAAACATCTCGATGAAAAATACTTTGAATATTTTGGTTACTTAACTTTCATTCTGCTAGGAATAATTCAGCTGGCTGATCACCAGACCATACTCATAATTTATTATTATTTTATAGCTGTTTCCGTGGCTGAATATGTCGTTAAACAGAATCCTAGGCCGAAACATATTATTATTATTCTATTTATAATTTACTTTGCGTTTTTCACGGTTCCGCGCTCTCTGGATTTAGATTACAGTTCATGGGTCAGTTATATCCAAGTAATCCTATCCCCTTACACAGTCCAGTTTTGGAGTACTTATCTGATTTCCTATTTATATTTAAATCTGGTCGAAAAGAACCGTGCCATTGATGCCTTGAACAAAGAATTGATGACTAAAGTTGATCAACTGCAAGACTATTCTAGTAAAATTAAGGAACTAACGCTGATTGAAGAACGCCAACGGATTTCCCAAAATTTGCATGACATGTTGGGGCATTCTTTGATTGGACTGCGGCTACATTTGGACGCCTTGAATCAGGTTATCGACAAAGATCCTGTAAAATCACATCAAATTCTCGACAAATCCAAAGGAATCATTGACCACAGTTTGGTTGAATTGCGGGAGACCGTCAACGAACTGAAGGAAACTAAGGAATTAGCTGATCTCGCGACTGCACTGCAAGAATTACAGAGTTCTATTTCGGTGACCGACAAAGTTAAAGTTGACTTGCAGATGTATTTTGACGTCAATAAATTGGATATTTCAGTTAAAGATATGATTTACAAAACTTGTCAGGAATTTATCACTAACAGTATCAAGCACGGTCAAAGCTCCCTAATTACAATTAAATTACGCAAAATTGATGATATTATGACGATGAATCTCAAAAATAATGGTTTAGATGCAAAAAATATTGTCGCCTCAAATGGTATCAATGGCATCAAAGAGCGCGTCAAAAAACTGAATGGTCAGGTCAACTTTGGCGCTAATAAACCAAGTGGTTTCAAGATTGACATAACAATTCCAATTGGAGAAAAAACTAATGATTAA
- a CDS encoding tyrosine-protein phosphatase, translating to MKRILNLEGAINLRELGGYPTKDGTTIKYNKLLRSGDISNLTGKSLAYLKKYGLKYVVDFRSNDEQRNWADTTSDFYKIYSDPVYPLKGNGDKLAGIINQGSYNYLGMIYQSVVLDAHGQQAYKLFFDLMLHNDKPDQSLLFHCAAGKDRTGIGALLILKALGVDDEIITKDYLLTNLMYENDQTIEDILNDKDGNQDVNQMNMTKGDLESITSVFKAIEHYYGSFENYLDKALDIDADKLAQLKSIYTTRDAK from the coding sequence ATGAAACGCATATTAAATCTCGAAGGTGCCATAAATTTACGTGAACTTGGTGGATATCCCACTAAAGATGGTACGACAATTAAATATAATAAACTCTTACGTTCAGGGGATATAAGTAACTTAACAGGAAAATCTTTAGCCTACCTTAAAAAATATGGTTTAAAGTATGTTGTTGATTTCCGTTCCAACGATGAACAACGCAATTGGGCAGATACGACTTCTGATTTTTACAAAATTTATTCAGACCCAGTTTATCCGCTCAAAGGCAATGGCGACAAGCTAGCTGGCATTATTAATCAAGGCAGTTACAACTATTTGGGCATGATTTATCAAAGCGTGGTTCTCGACGCCCACGGTCAACAAGCATATAAATTATTTTTCGATTTAATGTTGCACAATGATAAACCAGACCAATCATTGCTTTTCCACTGTGCTGCCGGAAAAGATCGGACCGGTATCGGTGCCCTCCTAATTCTCAAAGCCCTTGGGGTCGACGACGAAATTATCACTAAAGATTACCTATTGACTAATTTGATGTACGAAAATGACCAGACGATTGAAGACATTTTGAACGATAAAGATGGCAATCAAGACGTCAATCAAATGAATATGACCAAAGGTGATTTAGAAAGTATCACCTCAGTCTTTAAAGCAATCGAGCATTACTATGGAAGTTTCGAGAATTATTTGGACAAAGCTTTGGACATCGATGCCGATAAACTAGCTCAATTGAAGTCTATTTATACTACGCGTGACGCCAAATGA
- a CDS encoding glycosyltransferase family 2 protein, which produces MVKNKLSIIMTAYNVANYISSSIDSVVAQTNQNFNLIIVDDCSTDQTQKIIRLYEKKYDWISVVCHTKNSGVSAARNTGLSMANGELVTFIDGDDWVEPDYVDHFLKIFNDEDVDMVTCGFFNQNENGKVKNKVAKRQTSIVGRDEVIKQIIKMTGTVMGYTWNKAYVRSIIEENNLGFQTDLDLMEDQVFNVEYATVARKFYLDNVPLYHYISRKGSITQKFAVENVRDVGVARMKVYKAIRDSTRKEKDQI; this is translated from the coding sequence ATGGTGAAGAATAAACTTTCAATTATTATGACAGCTTATAATGTAGCTAATTACATTTCTAGTTCGATTGATTCAGTTGTTGCTCAAACTAATCAGAATTTCAATCTAATTATTGTGGACGATTGCTCTACAGATCAAACTCAGAAGATAATCCGTCTGTATGAAAAAAAGTATGATTGGATATCTGTTGTTTGCCATACCAAGAATTCCGGAGTCTCTGCAGCGAGAAATACGGGACTTTCAATGGCAAACGGTGAGTTAGTAACGTTTATTGATGGCGATGATTGGGTTGAACCCGATTATGTAGACCACTTTTTGAAAATCTTTAATGATGAAGATGTCGATATGGTCACTTGCGGATTTTTCAATCAAAACGAAAATGGCAAGGTCAAAAATAAGGTTGCTAAACGTCAAACAAGTATCGTTGGCCGCGATGAGGTTATCAAGCAGATAATTAAAATGACCGGCACAGTAATGGGTTACACATGGAACAAAGCGTATGTCCGCTCGATTATTGAGGAAAATAACCTCGGCTTTCAAACTGATCTTGATTTGATGGAAGATCAAGTTTTCAACGTGGAATATGCGACGGTTGCTAGAAAATTTTATCTCGATAATGTTCCGTTATATCATTACATTTCCCGTAAGGGCAGTATTACGCAGAAGTTTGCGGTGGAAAATGTCCGCGATGTTGGTGTAGCTAGAATGAAGGTCTATAAGGCTATTCGAGATAGCACTCGAAAAGAGAAAGACCAAATCTAG
- a CDS encoding zinc-binding dehydrogenase, giving the protein MRAVVISKAGGPEVLKIEERPMPKATDDQSVINIKAFAVHRYEVLTREGGSPSVKFPRVIGVEAVGEVSEPSKNSKLVKGQKIMVVNGGFGRAFDGSEEEYALVPDDIIHPVDFDGSWAEFANYPETFYTAFGALKTTKVKAGQTLLVRGGTTGVGMAALVLAKAMGIKVTSTTRREERRQMLLDMGADDVVIDQDGKLQTDESYDGLLDMVGASVVGDSLSHVKRGGYYTTVGLLAGEWVWKNFDPFESLGGKYATAFDGVDVNDEIITEMFKLINDNHLTIPVAKVFKLDEIQAAQEYIMKHDRPMGQVIVTTD; this is encoded by the coding sequence ATGAGAGCAGTTGTTATTAGTAAGGCCGGTGGACCAGAAGTATTGAAGATTGAGGAACGCCCAATGCCTAAGGCAACAGATGATCAATCTGTCATCAATATCAAAGCTTTTGCGGTACATCGTTATGAAGTTTTGACACGTGAAGGCGGTTCACCATCGGTCAAATTTCCTAGAGTTATCGGTGTTGAAGCGGTTGGGGAAGTTTCAGAACCTTCTAAAAATAGTAAGTTAGTCAAGGGTCAAAAAATCATGGTTGTTAATGGTGGCTTTGGTCGTGCTTTTGATGGTAGCGAGGAAGAATATGCTTTGGTTCCCGACGACATTATTCATCCAGTTGATTTCGATGGTTCATGGGCTGAATTTGCCAACTATCCAGAAACATTTTACACAGCTTTTGGTGCTTTGAAGACTACTAAGGTGAAGGCTGGTCAAACATTGCTAGTTCGTGGTGGTACAACTGGTGTTGGTATGGCAGCTTTAGTTTTGGCAAAAGCTATGGGTATCAAAGTTACTTCAACTACAAGACGTGAAGAACGCCGCCAAATGTTGTTGGATATGGGTGCAGACGACGTTGTTATTGATCAAGATGGCAAGTTGCAAACTGATGAATCATACGATGGACTTTTGGATATGGTCGGTGCTTCTGTTGTTGGCGATTCATTGTCACATGTTAAACGTGGCGGTTACTATACGACTGTCGGTTTACTAGCTGGCGAGTGGGTCTGGAAGAACTTTGATCCATTTGAAAGTCTTGGTGGAAAATATGCCACAGCGTTTGATGGTGTTGATGTTAATGATGAAATTATTACGGAAATGTTTAAGTTGATTAATGACAATCATTTAACAATTCCAGTTGCTAAGGTATTCAAACTTGATGAAATTCAAGCGGCACAAGAGTATATCATGAAACATGATCGTCCAATGGGCCAGGTTATTGTTACAACAGACTAA
- a CDS encoding DUF2075 domain-containing protein: protein MSEGIINKETKTVRVIALKNISTPIIREISYNNDSIDDFENEIKNEKNSKYLLRYPTIYIVNDEVTPNKYSVYVGETNNIKRRTSEHLQDDSRLDTFWKKIDESNDAKMFLIGHDHFNKSLTLDIENKLMHYMTGVDTVELVHNGRSNQQDEYYTSDELDPIFYKIWGQLRKIDKNLFPVLSVIRDSAIFKASPFHRLTSEQLAAKDTIIMKIEEALNRDKVGQLILVKGEAGAGKTVLLSNLFYDLTQMAAENSDNSILKNKTQTLLVNHDQQLKVYKQIANKLGIRSKVNPETVEKPTKFINDHLGKSMVDVVLVDEAHLLWTQGKQSYQGENQLDDLLKCARVVVAVFDPNQILSREQYWGLDKLNRMTLDALSEGNLVELHNQMRIDGNKNTVEWIRRITDEQKVTNIPMDNKYDLKVFNSPEELYGQLSKKSLNEESGISRLLATFDWKYIDKKKPDNGEKYWNVTVGDFSMPWNLQLPQTKEQKRHNKGLAWAEQEQTIGEVGSTFTIQGFDLNYAGVIIGPSVKYRDGKIIFDKSASQNTKAKQRRTYEGEKIDASDTLLKNELNVLLTRGVHGLYIYAVDEQLQNRLLEAQKGTL, encoded by the coding sequence ATGTCAGAAGGTATCATAAATAAAGAGACTAAAACAGTGAGGGTCATAGCTTTGAAAAATATATCAACGCCGATTATTCGTGAAATTTCTTATAATAATGATTCAATCGATGATTTTGAAAATGAAATCAAAAATGAAAAAAATTCGAAATATTTATTAAGATATCCAACTATTTATATTGTTAATGACGAAGTGACACCTAATAAATATTCTGTTTATGTTGGTGAGACAAATAATATTAAACGAAGAACATCTGAACATTTACAAGATGATTCCAGATTAGATACTTTTTGGAAAAAGATTGATGAATCAAATGATGCAAAAATGTTCCTGATTGGACATGACCACTTTAATAAGTCGTTAACTTTGGATATTGAAAATAAATTAATGCACTATATGACTGGCGTGGATACTGTTGAGCTTGTGCACAATGGTCGTTCTAATCAGCAGGATGAATATTACACATCGGATGAACTTGACCCTATTTTCTATAAAATATGGGGACAATTAAGGAAAATAGATAAGAATTTATTCCCAGTCTTGAGTGTGATTCGTGACTCAGCCATTTTTAAAGCATCACCGTTTCATCGGTTAACATCAGAACAACTCGCTGCGAAAGATACCATTATTATGAAGATTGAAGAGGCTTTGAATAGAGATAAAGTTGGGCAACTGATTTTAGTAAAGGGTGAGGCTGGAGCCGGAAAGACAGTGCTGTTGAGCAATCTTTTTTATGATTTAACGCAAATGGCAGCTGAAAATAGTGATAATAGTATTTTAAAAAATAAGACACAAACACTGTTAGTAAATCATGATCAACAATTAAAGGTTTATAAGCAAATAGCTAATAAGTTAGGTATCAGATCCAAAGTCAATCCAGAGACTGTGGAGAAGCCAACTAAGTTTATTAATGATCATTTAGGTAAAAGTATGGTTGATGTTGTACTAGTTGATGAAGCACATTTGTTGTGGACACAGGGTAAACAATCTTATCAGGGCGAAAATCAACTGGATGACCTTTTAAAATGTGCACGTGTGGTTGTTGCAGTTTTTGACCCTAATCAGATTCTATCCAGAGAGCAATATTGGGGTTTGGATAAACTGAACCGTATGACTCTTGACGCATTGAGTGAGGGTAATTTAGTAGAATTACACAACCAAATGCGGATTGATGGTAATAAAAATACTGTTGAGTGGATTAGACGAATTACAGATGAGCAGAAAGTCACTAATATTCCAATGGATAATAAGTATGACTTAAAGGTTTTTAATTCACCTGAAGAATTGTATGGCCAGTTAAGCAAGAAATCATTGAATGAAGAGTCTGGTATTTCAAGGCTATTGGCAACTTTTGATTGGAAATATATTGATAAGAAAAAACCAGATAATGGTGAAAAGTATTGGAATGTGACTGTTGGTGATTTCTCAATGCCATGGAATTTACAATTGCCACAAACGAAAGAACAAAAGCGTCATAATAAAGGATTAGCTTGGGCAGAACAAGAACAAACCATTGGAGAAGTGGGTTCAACATTTACTATTCAAGGGTTTGATCTTAATTATGCAGGAGTGATAATTGGTCCTTCTGTAAAATATCGAGACGGAAAGATTATCTTTGATAAAAGTGCTAGTCAAAATACCAAAGCAAAACAGAGAAGAACCTATGAAGGGGAAAAGATTGACGCATCGGATACTCTGTTGAAAAATGAGTTAAATGTTTTGTTAACACGTGGAGTGCATGGCTTGTATATATACGCTGTGGATGAACAATTGCAGAATAGATTATTAGAAGCGCAGAAAGGAACATTGTAA
- a CDS encoding nucleotide pyrophosphohydrolase has protein sequence MTKETMDKVNKFRDDRNWRQYHNEKDLAISISLEASELLELFQWKKSDEVVSKKPTELKEELADVLIYSYMMADNLGLDIDEIMDEKLKKDSAKYPVDQSYGKNLKYNELKDTDK, from the coding sequence ATGACAAAAGAAACTATGGACAAGGTAAATAAGTTTCGTGATGATAGAAATTGGCGCCAATATCATAATGAAAAAGATTTGGCCATTTCAATTTCTTTAGAAGCTTCAGAATTGTTGGAATTATTTCAATGGAAAAAGTCCGATGAGGTTGTATCAAAAAAGCCAACTGAACTAAAAGAGGAGTTGGCTGATGTACTGATTTATTCTTATATGATGGCAGACAACTTGGGACTAGATATTGACGAAATCATGGATGAGAAGTTAAAGAAGGATAGTGCCAAATATCCAGTTGATCAGAGTTACGGTAAGAATTTGAAATATAATGAATTGAAAGATACTGATAAATAA
- a CDS encoding MerR family transcriptional regulator, translated as MLKISEMAKLANTTRRTLIFYDEEGIFQPKSRNDAGYRYYEYSQLYDLLFILGLKKMGVSLSRIKELQSTTDKAMVHELLDVQASIDSKIDELSKIKDVVAQKLNKETELEVPLYQSMVLQRPQVEFWCSKASVSCTAEEVAELFSSFYKQLDTLALMDGSQSGFLTDLPGAQADLYADAGFRVIKESTTNNSGKAMPKIEKQAGKYAVVKVENNTPGICKGLKQLNEFCVKNNYKLNSDLWQMDTGGEALKEHGGTKFAFLEYLIEAA; from the coding sequence ATGCTAAAAATAAGTGAAATGGCTAAACTAGCCAACACAACAAGACGAACTCTGATTTTTTATGATGAAGAGGGCATATTTCAACCCAAATCCCGTAATGACGCTGGTTATCGTTATTATGAATACAGTCAGTTATATGATTTGTTATTCATTTTAGGACTGAAGAAAATGGGCGTGTCTTTGAGCCGCATCAAAGAGTTACAGTCCACGACTGACAAGGCTATGGTCCACGAATTGTTAGATGTCCAAGCTAGTATTGATTCCAAGATTGATGAATTATCGAAGATTAAAGATGTTGTGGCGCAAAAGTTGAATAAAGAAACTGAGTTAGAAGTTCCACTTTATCAATCTATGGTTCTCCAACGACCACAAGTTGAATTCTGGTGTTCAAAGGCATCGGTATCTTGTACTGCTGAGGAAGTTGCAGAGTTATTCTCCAGTTTTTATAAACAATTAGATACTTTAGCCTTGATGGATGGTTCGCAGTCAGGATTTTTGACCGATTTACCTGGAGCCCAAGCTGATTTGTACGCGGACGCTGGTTTTAGAGTAATCAAAGAGTCGACGACTAACAACAGTGGAAAAGCTATGCCTAAGATTGAAAAGCAAGCTGGAAAATATGCAGTCGTCAAAGTTGAGAATAATACTCCGGGAATTTGTAAAGGTTTGAAACAATTAAACGAATTCTGTGTAAAGAATAATTACAAATTGAATTCTGATTTATGGCAAATGGATACTGGTGGTGAAGCGTTGAAAGAGCACGGTGGTACCAAGTTTGCCTTTTTGGAATATTTGATTGAGGCAGCGTGA
- a CDS encoding type 1 glutamine amidotransferase: MRINVLQHTPNEGPGMIQDWSQKNGHEMYIYHPYQFGYLPTAEETDMLVILGGPMSPNDDLPWIEQERELIQTLMDQEKPIFGVCYGAQQIVKTLGYDVTKAPAKEVGFAPVYRRDVKFLNIPEELNVLHWHEEMFEIPAQAQLLFSSDKLENQGFIMNHRIVGLQFHLEPKADNVREMVVNDFPYIKNSVLNQTSEEILQTRISDDNKQTLYKLLDFITI; the protein is encoded by the coding sequence ATGAGAATAAACGTTTTACAGCATACACCTAATGAAGGACCAGGGATGATTCAGGATTGGTCGCAAAAAAATGGTCATGAAATGTATATTTATCATCCTTATCAATTCGGTTATTTACCAACCGCTGAAGAAACTGACATGCTTGTAATCTTAGGCGGACCAATGAGTCCAAATGACGATTTGCCTTGGATTGAGCAAGAACGTGAGTTGATTCAAACGTTGATGGATCAAGAGAAACCAATCTTTGGAGTTTGTTACGGCGCCCAACAAATTGTTAAGACTTTGGGATATGACGTTACCAAGGCCCCAGCTAAAGAAGTCGGTTTTGCACCAGTTTATCGACGCGATGTAAAGTTTCTTAACATTCCCGAAGAGTTGAACGTGTTACATTGGCATGAAGAAATGTTTGAAATCCCTGCTCAAGCTCAATTGTTATTCTCAAGTGATAAGTTGGAGAATCAAGGTTTCATCATGAATCATCGTATTGTTGGCCTACAATTTCATTTGGAACCAAAGGCTGACAATGTACGTGAGATGGTTGTAAATGATTTTCCATATATAAAAAATTCAGTTTTAAACCAAACAAGTGAAGAAATTTTACAAACTAGAATTTCTGATGATAATAAACAAACGCTTTATAAACTATTAGATTTCATAACAATTTAA
- a CDS encoding helix-turn-helix transcriptional regulator — protein MNSSERIVNILMRMLRGGKIDFDNYRAIYGKSGRTFHRDLEAIRNNEDFSARYVLHYNTVQKKYYVTNIGVINSAEVLAILKILIGSRALSKKELNDVTEQLLESVATEDQSNIKTLLTTTSESYIPAVDGLIFPRVKQFSDWIIAKKSITFKYNGVSNGTNVLEAQVGVPLSMYYDNHHFYIMMYLIDADKTFLYRMDQFGKIVPNGKAVNVPADKRPDIGRMINKTFLLSGGNHVHYKFSYEGNEQVTLENVPNSYLSNDDDPENPDVTIVEGDLFSEGALLWVLSQGAQVKVLGPQSLIERLRKELKKTLEYYSDEK, from the coding sequence ATGAACAGTAGTGAACGGATTGTTAATATATTGATGAGAATGTTACGAGGCGGGAAAATCGATTTCGATAATTACCGAGCTATCTATGGGAAATCGGGTCGAACTTTCCACAGAGATTTAGAGGCAATTAGAAATAACGAGGACTTTTCAGCCAGATATGTGTTGCATTACAATACTGTCCAAAAGAAATATTACGTTACTAATATAGGAGTTATAAATTCAGCTGAGGTTTTGGCAATTTTGAAAATTCTGATTGGCAGCCGTGCTTTAAGCAAAAAAGAACTAAATGATGTGACTGAGCAACTGTTGGAGTCTGTCGCAACTGAAGATCAATCGAATATTAAAACACTTTTGACGACGACAAGTGAAAGTTATATTCCAGCCGTGGATGGATTGATTTTTCCAAGAGTTAAGCAATTCTCCGATTGGATTATTGCTAAGAAATCAATTACATTCAAATACAATGGAGTTTCCAATGGGACCAATGTTTTAGAAGCCCAAGTTGGCGTACCTCTGAGCATGTATTATGATAATCATCATTTTTATATAATGATGTATTTGATTGACGCTGACAAAACTTTTCTTTATCGCATGGATCAGTTTGGAAAAATTGTTCCCAATGGAAAGGCGGTCAATGTTCCAGCAGACAAACGGCCAGATATTGGTCGCATGATTAATAAGACTTTTTTGTTAAGTGGTGGAAATCATGTTCATTATAAATTTAGTTATGAAGGCAATGAACAGGTAACATTAGAGAATGTGCCAAATTCATATCTTTCTAACGATGATGACCCTGAGAATCCTGATGTGACAATTGTTGAGGGAGATTTGTTTTCAGAAGGAGCTTTATTGTGGGTTTTGAGCCAGGGTGCACAGGTTAAAGTTCTGGGACCACAATCTTTAATTGAACGATTACGTAAAGAATTGAAGAAAACTTTGGAATATTATTCAGATGAGAAATAA
- a CDS encoding YueI family protein, with protein MTNVEDYIKDNIFGKPQLKPDEKNKFLGNFAERVAIALTVAQLKNEENQATVESVMKKYPGYHLYLNGKIDSYILDNYLRLSVKLKYKFTIVSQSGMRNRDRQLTDNDMGLVIANEGKPVDRPVLI; from the coding sequence ATGACTAACGTTGAAGATTACATCAAAGATAATATTTTTGGGAAACCGCAATTAAAGCCTGATGAGAAGAACAAATTCTTAGGTAACTTTGCCGAACGTGTTGCAATCGCTTTAACGGTTGCACAGCTTAAAAACGAGGAAAATCAAGCGACAGTTGAAAGCGTTATGAAAAAATATCCGGGGTATCATCTTTACCTAAATGGAAAAATAGATTCATATATACTGGATAATTACCTCCGTTTGAGTGTAAAATTAAAGTATAAGTTTACAATAGTTTCACAATCGGGAATGCGTAATCGAGACCGTCAATTGACTGATAATGACATGGGATTGGTTATTGCTAACGAGGGTAAACCTGTTGATAGACCAGTGCTTATATAA
- a CDS encoding ribose-phosphate diphosphokinase, translated as MSNNSLDKIALLSLNGNKPLAKRISDYMGVPLLDASVSHFSDGEINIQINESIRGRDVYIIHSVSDPVNDNFMELMIAVDALRRASAATITCVLPYFAYTRSDRKSRSREPISAKLFANMLELGSVDRVMALDMHADQIQGFFDIPVDHLRAMPIFASYFEKKIKNPDDFVFVAPDHNSTKRARSLAEVFGSQIAIVDQRSTEDEEVVPDIIGDVEGKQCVIVDDLIDTGTRMVNSAKAVEAAGAKTISAAATHPIFSKDAAKRLENSILMEVLVSDSIVVPDECRFDKLKILSVTDLVGDAIRMTEMNESIDSLFEVRDSFTEIK; from the coding sequence ATGTCTAATAATTCATTAGATAAAATTGCTTTACTTTCTTTAAATGGTAATAAACCATTAGCTAAGAGAATTTCTGATTACATGGGAGTTCCATTGTTGGATGCTTCCGTTTCACACTTTAGTGATGGTGAAATTAACATTCAAATCAATGAAAGTATTCGTGGAAGAGACGTTTACATTATCCATTCAGTTTCAGATCCCGTAAATGATAACTTTATGGAATTGATGATTGCTGTTGATGCATTGAGACGTGCTAGTGCCGCAACAATCACTTGTGTCTTGCCATATTTTGCATATACTCGTTCAGATAGAAAGTCTCGTTCAAGAGAACCTATCTCGGCTAAGTTATTTGCTAATATGTTGGAATTAGGTAGCGTTGATCGTGTTATGGCACTTGATATGCATGCTGACCAAATTCAAGGATTCTTTGATATCCCGGTTGATCACTTGCGTGCAATGCCAATCTTTGCCAGCTATTTCGAAAAGAAAATCAAGAACCCAGACGATTTCGTCTTTGTAGCTCCTGATCACAATTCAACAAAACGTGCTCGTTCATTGGCTGAAGTCTTTGGCTCACAAATTGCGATTGTTGATCAAAGATCGACAGAAGATGAAGAAGTTGTTCCTGATATTATCGGTGATGTTGAAGGTAAACAATGTGTTATCGTTGATGACTTGATTGATACCGGAACAAGAATGGTTAATAGTGCTAAAGCTGTTGAAGCTGCCGGTGCCAAAACTATTTCTGCTGCAGCAACACACCCAATCTTTTCTAAAGATGCTGCCAAGAGACTAGAAAACTCTATTTTGATGGAAGTTCTAGTTTCTGACTCAATCGTTGTTCCAGATGAATGCCGCTTTGACAAACTCAAGATTTTGTCAGTGACAGATCTAGTCGGCGATGCCATTCGTATGACAGAAATGAATGAATCAATCGATTCATTGTTTGAAGTACGTGATAGCTTTACAGAAATCAAATAG